The genomic segment tgttttgttggtacacagctagccagacagtgtatgtactgtagttgtaataacacgcatgatgtgctgtgtgtatcatgattaatataaagtgtgactcactcgatggacagttgtgcgtttggtccagctgctTCGGGACATTGTTtccagtttatttgggtaagcattccatttatgtcaaaatagcatgacttcaaattccacattttgcagcttcgagtcactttcacctcactctgtcggcttccgtctgctccaacgtctcacccttctTTCGTGCTCACTTCTAAAACCAGtacttcatcctccgtatattcagattcaaaaagataagattgtgaatcctcatttgccccaaaaatagtcgtcttcgttgtttgttactgAAGTTGCCAGAAGTGCGCTACTATGGAAACAAATCAATGCgctaaaaaaaatcagtgattataattagagataaatgcgttaaaatgtaatatcggaaattatcggtattgtttttttttattatcggtatcgttttttttttttttgttgttttttttaattaaatcaacaaaaaaaacacaagatacacttacaattagtgcactaaccaaaaaaaactccctcccccattcacactcattcacacaaaagggttgtttccttctgttattaatattctggttcctacattatatatcaatatatatcaatacagtctgcaagggataaagtccgtaagcacacatgattggtccactaatagtaccaacctttaacagttaattttacaaattttcattaattactagtttctatgtaactgtttttgtattgttttactttcttttttattcaagaaaatgtttttaatttatttatcttattttattatattcatttctttttaaaagtaccttatcttcaccatacctggttgtccaaattaggcataataatgtgttaattccacgactgtatatatcggttgatatcggtatcggtaattaaagagtatcggaatatcggatatcggcaaaaagccattatcggacatccctaattataatgatcaaaatactgtaaatattgtgcatattacatattgttataaacatgtctgttactacattatatatatatatatatacttgcagtgtgtatataaaatgttgattgagggtttttgaagttgttttagagggctttggagGCTACAAcgttgactcccattagccacatcttgcaagcgtttttttaccatctttaaaatctcctccccaaaaaaccaaaaaaaaaaacctgtgttcttgtctcttagattgtgaacgataggcaaaatttaaaaaaaaaagtgcagttcctctttaaggttGCAGACAGTCACTTTAATTGAACAGAAGCATGAATTGAAGCATTTATGTTCGTTTTaaattgtcaggacttggtcggGGGATTAGAAGGGGCTACAAAATCTGGATACGCATTACCAAGTCATAactacatgttaaaagtgcaacaaACGTCATGTGCTGCCTTTCTGTCTCTGCTGCAGGATTTGGAGAAGTGCAACAAATTTCTACGTGGCTCCCTCAATCGGCAAGCGACATCGGAACACAAAAAGATCAGCGTGGCCAGGAAGACGTCCTATTGTTTGCAGACGCAAGTTTTCGAGTTAAAAAAGGAAACTCGGGTAAGTGGAATCTTAAAAGGATCATTTGAATGCATCAACAAAAGTCAGAGTTGCACCAATTCTGTATTTTTAAACAGGACATAAAAAGAGAGTTGgacacacacaatatttatgccTATAAACTCGGTAATCAACCAAAAAAGAAAGGTATAGTAACATGATGACTTGGCAATTTTGCCTTTTGAATTGCCAGACTGACCTAATTTCTCACCTCACAGGCAAACTGAACAAGATGGTCCAGACCGATGTTGTCTCTGCGTCCTGCAGCGAGACCGAGAATCCCGTCAAGTCGGAAGTGTCGGAACCTGAGGAGAAGCCACCTGTCAGTCATTCGGTGATCCCTGAGAGACAGGATTACGGGCCGCCCCTACCACCGCCCTCTCTGGAAGATCCAAAAGAGCCGGAGGATACCAACAAATATCCAGGTAAGACGAGTATCCATTACTTGTATGGCACTTTGTAGCTATAATCAGCCCTGACGTATCCATTCAACAATTGGTTCTAGTGGTTGAAGAAATCCCCAGTCATCCGCctgtggtggaatatgttgaggaAGTGATCGAGGAAAGGAAGCCAGACATGGTGGTTGTCCAGCAGCCAGAGAAGCAAGAAGAACAGGTGGTCTGGATCCCAACACCGCCTAGACATAGAGGATTCCCACAGATACCGACCAGACACAGACGGAAATACATATTCTCACCGGTCATTGAGAACCTACATAAGGGCAGACCAGCCTACAGCGGTGTGGACATGAATGAATACAAGGCCTTTCAGAGACTGAGGAAGGCAGAGTCTTTTAGTCAATCGTGTTCAGGAAGTTCACCAGCTTGGAGATCGGATTACATAGAAGACAGCTCTCCATGCGGGTTTGAGACACCCCAACCCGAAGGGGTGTCCTTTGTGTCACAGGAAGTCTCCGATTTGCCTGAGTCCAAACTTAGTGTCTCTGAAATATGCGAGTAAGTAAGCTCTGCGGGTTTTAATACTCGACGGATGAGTATTTGTCTTACATTTTTACAACAGCTGGTTTAACAGCGGTCTGTTTGGAAGGATCAGTTTTTACAGACTTGGAATTCAATCTGAACCGACCTGAACTCAAACCAAATTAGACAGACTACACCTGCACACCAATCACTGACTGAATAAGTCACAATGTAGGTTGATTGTAATGGCTAGTTTGAGATGTCGCATATTTTAGATAGATATGTCGATGATGACCTTTGACACCAACTACCTCAATCCTCACGTTTAAGGTTATTCAATGTTATTTCCGGGCGATGGTCTTTGAAGATCAGTTTATGCCAACAGTGTACATATTCTTAGCCTTTTAGCTTTAGCTACCTCAGCCATTTTAAGTCTTGTATTCTTTGAAATCTATAGGACTTCATTGGCATTGAACAATAATTCCTGAGTATATGGTTGTACGAATGATTTCTACCTGTCTACCTCAACTACCCCGTGTTGGATATTTAAAATAGGGGTTCCTCGCTCTGACAAAGAGCAGTGAAAGTTTGAATGTTGCTACTGTCAAATTATACCTTTGCCAAATGCTGTGTAGTACCTCAGCGGTAGAGTAGTCTAAGGACTTGACTGACTTTAAGGACTTGAGTTGGGGACTTGAAGCTGACAAGTTCAAGACCAGTAGACAAAGGAACAGGTACTGTAGAGAAGCCCGTGAACAAGGCACCAAAAGCCCAACTGGTTAGGGTCTGACTGCAACTCCTCTTACATCCGCATATGTTTTCTggtatatgtgtatgcatgtagagtatattatatatatgtacagcaaATCTGATCTGATCTGGCCTGTGTTTCCACAGCAGTCATGGAAAGTCCGTACCAAACTGAACCCAAGTGTACTTTTTTGGCAGAAATCTGGTATAAATGTGGTTTGAACGTAATGCAAAAGTTTCCCAATAGCTTTCTACCTTTTTATGGTGAAatgacacatgcacacacacgttgGTTGTGTGATTGGTTGAGCACAGGTCTTGGAAGGTAAGCAGGGTCTGAATGCATATTGACAGGTCTATCACGTTTGATCAACTTGCATCCCTACGTCACAGTCAAAACAGTTATAGTTGTCGGATTTATTACGTTAAATTCTAAACCAATAGGACAACTATGTTTACATGCACAGCATTTCTCCAATCAGATCTAAACTTTGGTTGAACGGAATTCCCAATCCACTGTTTACGTGGACACTAAATAAATTCTTGCAATACATGCATAACGTGTTTAATCAGGAAATAGTGGAAACTACTTTTGCCTATGTCGTAAACAAATCTGCGTGTTCTCAACTAATTTGCTTTGTTCCTCACACGTTacctttttattaaattttttaaaatggtTATTTTCACAAGCTTGTTTGTAAAACTGTTTCTTAACTGTTCGACTATCAAGGCGTTCAACAATCCTGAGTCCTATTAACATTTCTGACAACAAAGTTGTGTCACAACAGAGCAAATCTGCGTCCCTCCCACCTTGTCTGCCGCTCGGCGAGCACCCGGCTGTCTCAAAGGCGGAAGCGCGGCATGCTGATGTAGAAAATAGGCGCAGTGAAGCTGAATTTACCCTAACCATGGAGAAATGATCCGATCTGTACATTGACACAGTTCGGAATAACAATCAGCATAAACCACCCCTCTTGTTCGGAATCTTCTGATTGACATGTAGCATCTTTAATCTAATTGGACCTTTTATTTATATGATTTATGTCCATTTAAACACGGCTAATGAGAGGTATTACAAAGAAAACATTTCAATTTTGTGTTTGCTTGTGTTCTTTCTtataaaacaaaacttgcacccCGACTGTTGTAATTTActaatattttccacaaaatttAAAGTTgaattgggaacatctctgcgctgctgacccgtctccgctcgggatggtttcctgctggccccactagactggactcttgctattatgttggatccactggactctcacaatattgtgtcagacccactcgacatccattgcattcggtctcccctagagggggggggggggttacccacatatgcggtcctctccaaggcatacttgccaaccctcccgaattttccgggagactctcgaaattcagcgcctctctcgaaaacctcccgggacaaatattctcccgaaaatctgccgattttcagccggagctggagggggcgtggcctccagctccggctgaaaatcgggagattttcgggagaataaaaaaaaaggctgtcctcactcaggtccgcatggagctggagggggcgtggcctccagctccatgcagacctgagtgagggcaACCTTATTTTTATgactggaggacaacagggtgacaagaactaaatcatccagactagagataaattgtattatcatgtttatcttacctaaaaaataaatatatttattaattaaaaaaaaacaactaaatatatattatttattagtatttttattagtattttttctgactccttattacatccagccatagaattatacattaatataaacatatatgaaataattaattttaaatgatcataataattcatttaaaatgaccatatttaattattaaaataattgcttgtttatcaacaactttagcattttattcattacattttgaagctctcagaagccaagttatgttatattcctaaagatttatttatgcaactttgaagtatcaattatctaaacacagttttgttggcatgttttcaggatatatatatatatatatatatgtatgtatgtatgtatgtatgtatgtatgtatgtatgtatgtatgtatgtatgtatgtatatatatatgtatgtatatatgtgtatatgtatatgtatgaaatacttgacttggtgaattctagatgTCAATATAcaactcccctcttaaccacgcccccgcccacaaccacgccccagtcccacccccgaccacgccccccacaccccacctcccgaaatcggaggtctcaaggttggcaagtatgcttcaaggtttctcatagtcattcacatcgacgtcccactggggtgagtttttccttgcccttatgtgggctctgtatcgaggatgtcgttgtggcttgtgcagccctttgagacacttgtgatttagggctatataaatagacattgattgattgataaagtaccactgatagtcacacacactaggtgtgaaattactctgcgtttgacccatccccttgttccaccccctgggaggtgaggggagaagtgagcagcagcggtggccgcgctcgggaatcgttttggtaatggctttttgccgatatccgatattccgatattgtccaactctttaattaccgataccgatatcaaccgatatatgcagtcgtggaattaacacattattatgcctaatttggacaaccaggtatggtgaagataaggtactttaaaaaaaaaaaaaatgaaataatataattaaattaaaaaaaatttcttgaataaaaaagaaagtaaaacaatataaaaaaagttacatagaaactagtaattcatgaaaattaaaggttagtactattagtggaccagcagcacgcacaatcatgtgtgcttacggactgtatcccttgcagactgtattggtatatatttatatatatatatatatatatatattgtttataacaatatgtaatatgtacaatatttacagtattttgatcattataattagggatgtccgataatggctttttgccgatgtccgatatgccgatactctttaattaccgataccgatatcaaccgatatatacagtcgtggaattaacacattattatacctaatttggacaaccaggtatggtgaagataaggtacttttaaaaagaaattaatataataaaataagataaatacattaaaaacattttcttgaataaaaaaagaaagtaaaacaatataaaaacagttacatagaaactagtaattaatgaaaatgagtaaaattaactgttaaaggttagtactaatagtggaccagcagcacgcacaatcatgtgtgcttacggactgtatcccttgcagactgtattgatatatattgatatataatgtaggaaccagaacattaataacagaaagaaacaacccttttgtgtgaatgagtgtaaatgggggagggaggttttttgggttggtgcactaattgtaagtatcttgtgttttttatgttgatttaataaaaatgtaaaaaaaaacaaaaaacgattccgataataaaaaaacgataccgataatttccgatattacattttaacgcatttatctctagttTTGGTGATTTGGCTTGGAAATTTCTGTAACTTTAGGGTGTTTCGCTGAATCACCACACAATTTGGTACACACCTTTTAGGGGACTGGTATGcacatgtgtgtaaaatttgaacGAGAATGATTACAAAAAACATGGCCTTTGCTGGACTTCAGAACTGATTGctcattttttgtggaaaaatgaTAGAACTTTCTGCATTTTGACCACAACCCATTTCGTTCAAATAGCTAATTTTGTGTCTTAGACAAACGCCTGAATACGACCGGGTTGAAAACCCTTATGGACAAAAGGTGAGACCCGGTCACTGGCGATGCTCCAGTTGAACTAATAAATTGACACAGTCCCTCACTTCAGGGTCTCTTATCTACTTAGGAAACTAAAAACTGTTGCTATTTCCGTCCATGTATGCCCAGCAAGGAGCTGTCGTCTGGCCGACGGACAGCTGAAGCTGCCAATCAGTGCTGCTCTTCTTGAGGGCAAGGCACCAATCCTGCACTGATGGGGCCTGCAGGCAAAAATAACCTcagcaatgtgtgtgtgtttgttctaatAATagaggagggaggctaccctctttaAGAACCTATACTTGTTGCTTAGCTAATAGGAAAACAGCAAGATAATGGTCATCAAAGTCTTCCTCGCCACCTCGTCGGGATCCACTGCGGTAAGTTTTAATTCTCTTTAACTTTCTTTGAATGCAACGCACACACTCCACGCCGTAAAGTTGAAAGTGCAATGCCAGACAGTCGTCTTGCAACAATTTGGCACGGATCTATGTTTGGAAGCAAGAGTCCATTAAAGCATTGCTCACAAGAACAAGTCTCATTCCGGACAGAAGCGACATGACCACATCTCCAGGATCCCACGTAGACAACTGTCTATGGCAGTATAATCAGACTAATGTGTGCGTGCAAACGTACCGATTGATTCGTGCCCCACTTGGCTGGTGTGCGTTGTTGATCGATCCCCGCCGTGAGAAAACTTGAAATTGCGTAATGCCCCTCATCGCTGTGATCCATAAAGCTAATTCCAACACTCTGACACATAAACGATACTTTTAACACAAAATATTGGCACCATGTGTGGAATATTGTGTACGCTTTCCATTTGGATAATTGGTAAACAAAGCGTAATTTAAATATCTATATCGCATAAACACActatataatatccatccatccataacaTAGATATAGTTATAGATAATTATTGCACTATAATAAAGAGCTTTGTTATAGTGACAAATTATATCTTAATTGCAGTATTCAAAATAGGTAGCAGGATGGATGCTAGCTCTTTCCCTGACACTTGTAAATGTatcttccccccccccctctctctaggTTAATGAAGTTATATTTTTgatttatcattttatttgtcTTTGTATTCttgtaaatgtgaaataaagttaTTTCAAAAGAGCGCAGATAGCACTCGCAAGCTAGCTAGCAAACTAGCTAGCTAGCTACACTgctaaaactgaaatctaagtaagattaaatatctcaaataagggtgatatttgcttattttctgtctgacaagataattcttctcactaagctgattttatgttagagtgttttacttgttttaagggttttggtcctaaatgatctcagtaagatattccagcttgttgctgagattttatgacctatattgagtaaaaaatgcttgaaactagaatatcaactgatgcaaagctgtgtcattaacacttacAAGTATAAAaccacttttttaaagtaataatttcttcaagcatgaaaaaacaaatgttgcagagcgcatatcattatgtcaagataatggcactagcatttacttaatttaagaatatttttcaacatattgagcaaaaaggtctctttttttttgttcctaccaagaaaagtgctcttgttattagtgagaatatacttattttaaggtattttggggttcattgaggttagctaattttacttgttttggaaagtcttgacaagccgaattttcttgttctattggcagataattttgcttagttcaaataaaatacccctcatttttgtatttttttcttgtttttgaacactgactttttgcagtgtagagccTTTATTTGTACCATTAACATTTCTGTTAATGAGTAGGTATGATGACACAATTAGTCCATATTCAGGTGGtcaaatgtaaaatatgtgatgaaATTAATATTTAATAAGCCCTTCTCAAAGAGATTGCAGTTAGCTATTACAGTACCTTCATGTAGGTAAAAGGCTATTTTGTTCACATGTATTGTATTGATGTCTGCGTTGTGTTCTTAATCAGTAATTCATATCATTATAATATATAGGAGTGAATTTGAATGTTAGGGATAACAAACACAATCTTAATCATTAGACTTCTGTTCCCCATTGATACAGTTGTTATTTTGGGTCAGACTTGGACCCATGTatgtttttaccttctttttcccAGATCAAGAAGAAGCAACAGGATGTGGTGGCCTTCCTGGAGGCGCTGAAGGTGGAGTACGCTCAGCTGGACATCGCCTGCAATGAGCAGAACCGCATGTGGATGAGGCAGAATGTTCCGGAGGAGAAGAAACCCTCCAATGGCATCCCTCTGCCCCCTCAGATCTTCAATGAAGAGAGCTACTGTGGGGTCAGCCTGCACACACATCTGcctagtgcattattttttttaaattcatggataaaatcatgttaaaatgttcggttttgtttgtgCGCAGGACTATGAGACGTTCTTTGATGCAAAGGAAGACAACGCTGTTTACTCCTTCTTGGGGCTGGCCGCTCCTCCAGGCTCCAAGGTTCACATTCTGTTTCTATCCGTATCCGTATTGTTGTCTTAGTAGTTCTTCTTTTAAAGGAGTAAAGTGCAAATTAATTAATGGAAAACACGCCTCAAAAGactcgatattccgatattgtccaactctttaattacagataccaatatcaaccgataccgatatcaaccgatatatgtagtcatggaattaacacattattatgcctaatttggacaaccaggtatggtgaagatagggtacttttaaaaaaaattaataaaataagatagataaattaaaaacattttcttgaataaaaaagaaagtaaaacaatataaaaaccgttacatagaaactagtaattaatgaaaatgagtaaaattaactgttaaaggttagtactattagtggaccagcagcacgcacaatcatgtgtgcttacggactgtatcccttgcagactgtattgatatatattgatatataatgtaggaaccagaatattcataacagaaagaaacaacccttttgtgtgaatgagtgtaaatgggggagggaggttttttgggttggtgcactaattgtaagtgtatcttgtgttttttatgttgatttaataaaaaaataaattaaaaaaccgataccgataaaaaaaaaaatgataccgataatttccaatattacagtttaacgcatttatcggtcgataatatcggcaggccgatattatcggacatccctaatccaaaCCATTAATCGCACGTGTGCTTTGCTTTTTTCTTGACTCTTTCATGatggcgcatacttgccaaccttgagacctccgaattcgggagtttGGGGGGGTAGGGTCGGGAGGGTTAaggtggaggagtatatttatagctagaattcactgaaattaaagtatttcatatatatatatatattagggctgcaacaaccaatcgattaaaatcaattctaaaagtAGTTGGCgactaatttagtcatcgattcgttggatctatgctatgcgcatacgcagaggcaatttttttattttttttattttttttataaacctttatttataaactgcaacatgtacaaacagctgagaaacaataatcaaaataagtatggtgccagtcatggaattaacacattattatgcctaatttggacaaccaggtatgatgaagataaggtccttttaaaaaaaaataaaaaaaataagataaataaattaaaaacattttcttgaataaaaaagaaagtaaaacaatataaaaacagttacatagaaactagtaattaatgaaaatgagtataattaactgttaaaggttagtactattagtggaccagcagcacgcacaatcatgtgtgcttacggactgtatcccttgcagactgtattgatttatattgatatataatgtaggaaccagaatattaataacagaaagaaacaacctttttgtgtgaatgagtgtaaatgggggagggaggttttttgggttggtgcactaattgtaagtgtatcttgtgttttttatgttgatttaattaaaaaaaaaaaaacccaaaaaaccagataccgataataaaaaaaacaataccgataatttccgatattacattttaaagcatttatcggccggtaatatcggcctgccaattgataataattataattggttattaagagtaaatgaaaattagactcctaccttgtttactttcgtgactacctccttaaagttttttaatcaaatcagAAATGTCAAGCAGcttaaatgcgccaaacatggataagtgtggagagattgtttttgcatttttcccatcatccatTGTAATGGATTTTAATGGgtgtaataacgttttttttatgctgattgtacgttttttttaataatgtccgTGAAGTTCAATGAGCACgttgtgttgtgtgaccatgtttgttgaatttgtgtgctggttgaattttttttttttcttcctgcaccatgactagggtaggttgttttgGATTGGGTCACATAAGTATATGATGTGCATGAAATTAATTAGATGTTCAACTTGGGTCACCCTAGCAGCCATTTGACCAGGCTCCCAACAAATATCAAAAGCCAAAACATTGCGCCCAGCCAACTTGCTTATTAGACTCTTGCTGTATCGTAGGACAAATTAAAGACGCTGGCTGGCCTGCGGGtcgcagtttggacacccctggtttaaacgaTGTGATAATGTTTCATCAtttaaaggcctattgaaatgcgattttcttatttaaacggggatagcaggtccattcctatgtgtcatacttgatcatttcgcgatattgccatatttttgctgaaaggatttagtagagaacatcgacgataaagttcgcaacttttggtcgctgataaaaaagccttgcctctaccggaagtagcagacgatatgcgcgtgacgtcacaggttgtggagctcctcacatccgcacattgtttacaatcatggccaccagcagcgagagcgattcggaccgagaaagcgacgatttccccattaatttgagcgaggatgaaagatttgtggattaggaaagtgagagtgaaggactagagggcaatgggagcgattcagatagggaagatgctgtgagaggcgggtgggacctgatattcagctgggaatgactaaaacagtaaataaacacaagacatatacaggtaaaagccagtaaattagaatattttgaaaaacttgatttatttcagtaaatgcattcaaaaggtgtaacttgtacattatatttattcattgcacacagactgatgcattcaaatgtttatttcaattaattttgatgatttgaagtggcaacaaatgaaaatccaaaattccgtgtgtcacaaaattagaatattacttaaggctaatacaaaaaagggatttttagaaatgttggccaactgaaaagtatgaaaatgaaaaa from the Nerophis lumbriciformis linkage group LG17, RoL_Nlum_v2.1, whole genome shotgun sequence genome contains:
- the LOC133614527 gene encoding uncharacterized protein; translation: MRMSQRAFSLKTRVDAGRSRVSETLSGSLPRMNPQTRNVLFPTKTQKTFEEKKLNPYKKTEEIKLTLPPINTVKTRVHSSYSNSIKDLKNQNYDLKLQLIEVKTETKLLKKVQHRHTVALQNYHEAEDSISEVLTQNDNEVRDLQKLLCGTRTCRNNLAWKLQVTEKELTNVKDKIQHLQRRVVKEHTLPAKDEMSRELNKVSGQLQDKDRRIQDLEKCNKFLRGSLNRQATSEHKKISVARKTSYCLQTQVFELKKETRDIKRELDTHNIYAYKLGNQPKKKGKLNKMVQTDVVSASCSETENPVKSEVSEPEEKPPVSHSVIPERQDYGPPLPPPSLEDPKEPEDTNKYPVVEEIPSHPPVVEYVEEVIEERKPDMVVVQQPEKQEEQVVWIPTPPRHRGFPQIPTRHRRKYIFSPVIENLHKGRPAYSGVDMNEYKAFQRLRKAESFSQSCSGSSPAWRSDYIEDSSPCGFETPQPEGVSFVSQEVSDLPESKLSVSEICE